A single genomic interval of Cucurbita pepo subsp. pepo cultivar mu-cu-16 unplaced genomic scaffold, ASM280686v2 Cp4.1_scaffold000235, whole genome shotgun sequence harbors:
- the LOC111784562 gene encoding apoptosis-inducing factor 2-like: MDKHGGGGGGGGLRRVVVVGGGIAGSLLAKSLQFFANVTLIDPKEYLEIPYGSLRSTVEPSFAERSLIKHSEYFSNGRLITSPAVDITESQVLVANGRHVDFDFLVVATGHDHPLPTTRDLRLQHYRTENERIREANSILIIGGGPSGVELAGEIATDFRDKAITLVHDGPRLLEFMGPKASDKALKWLISRRVAVKLDQKIDLNNVSEGTKTFRSSKGETIRADCHFVCTGKPVGSAWLHKTMLKTNLDRHGRLMVDGNLRVKGRHNIFAIGDITNIRESKQGESAKRQARVAAKNMKMIMVGKEGKMEIYRPPSSTTAIVSLGRKQAVAQFSLTTITGTLPGFIKSRDLFVGKARKHLGLHPTFVDSF; this comes from the exons ATGGACAAacacggcggcggcggaggcggcggAGGGTTGCGAAGAGTGGTGGTGGTTGGCGGCGGCATAGCCGGCTCTCTGCTAGCCAAATCCCTCCAGTTCTTCGCCAATGTCACTCTCATTGATCC AAAGGAGTATTTGGAGATTCCGTACGGCAGCTTGAGATCAACGGTGGAGCCTTCTTTTGCAGAGCGATCATTGATTAAACATTCCGAGTATTTCAGCAATGGCCGATTAATTACTTCCCCTGCTGTGGATATAACTGAATCCCAAGTGTTGGTTGCCAATGGACGACATGTCGACTTTGACTTTCTCGTTGTCGCCACTGGCCACGATCATCCCCTTCCGACAACCAGGGATCTCCGTCTTCAACACTACAGAACAG aaaatgaaaggattaGAGAAGCCAATTCCATACTAATAATCGGAGGTGGACCGAGTGGTGTCGAACTCGCCGGAGAGATTGCCACAGACTTTCGGGACAAGGCGATCACCCTGGTCCACGACGGACCAAGATTGTTGGAATTCATGGGACCAAAGGCCTCAGACAAGGCTCTAAAATGGCTCATCTCCAGAAGGGTGGCTGTAAAATTGGATCAAAAAATTGATCTAAACAACGTATCAGAGGGAACCAAAACCTTTCGAAGTTCAAAGGGCGAGACCATCAGGGCGGACTGCCATTTTGTATGCACCGGAAAACCAGTTGGGTCGGCTTGGCTTCACAAGACCATGTTGAAAACCAATTTGGATAGGCATGGAAGGTTGATGGTGGACGGAAATCTCCGAGTTAAAGGCCGACATAACATCTTTGCCATCGGAGACATCACCAACATTCGA GAAAGTAAGCAAGGGGAATCGGCGAAGAGACAAGCAAGGGTAGCTGCgaagaacatgaagatgaTAATGGTTGGAAAAGAGGGTAAGATGGAGATTTACAGGCCTCCATCTTCCACCACCGCCATAGTTTCGCTGGGGAGGAAACAGGCAGTGGCCCAGTTTTCTTTGACTACCATTACCGGAACTTTGCCTGGCTTCATCAAATCCAGAGATCTTTTTGTGGGCAAGGCAAGGAAGCATTTAGGCCTACACCCAACTTTTGTGGATTCATTCTAA